GCGGGCATGAAGAGCCCCCGAGAGAAGTCCCCGCCGGGGCAGGGCGCCTCCGCCCCCGGGGCACGGCTGCGCCGCCGTGCGCCCCAGAGCCGGCGGCCGTCCCAGGAGCTCCACGAGCTCGTGCTCAGCAACATCTCCGACGCGGTCTTCATCACCGACGAGGCCGGGCGCTTCACCTACATCTGCCCCAACGTGAACACCATCTTCGGGCGAACGGTGGACGAGACCGCGTCGCTCGGGAGCATCCAGGGCCTGCTGGGGGATTTCTCCTTCGACCGGGAGGCCCTGGAGGCGGAGGGAGAGCTCCAGAACCTGGAGCGCCGGGTGCGCGACAAGGCCGGTGCGCCCCACGCCCTCCTGGTGAACGTGAAGCGGGTGCGCATCGAGGACGGCACGCTCCTTTTCACCTGCCGCGACGTGACCGAGCGCAAGAAGATGGAGGAGGCCCTGCGCCGCAGCGAGCGGCGGCTCCGCGAGCTGGGCCGGCAGCTGGTGTCGGCTCAGGAGGAGGAGCGGGCGCGGGTCTCCCGGGAGCTCCACGACGAGGCCGGCCAGTCGCTGACCGCCCTCAAGATCCACCTGGAGCTCCTGCACGGGGAGCTGCCGGGGGGCGCCACGGGCCTGGGGGCGAGGCTGCGGGAAGCCGTGGCGCTGGTGGAGGCCACGGTGGACCGGGTGCGCGCCCTGGCCCAGGATCTGCGGCCCCCCGCCCTCGATACCCTGGGTCTCAACCGCACTCTCGAGGGCTTCTGCCGCACCTTTGGACACC
The DNA window shown above is from Thermodesulfobacteriota bacterium and carries:
- a CDS encoding PAS domain-containing sensor histidine kinase, whose protein sequence is MKSPREKSPPGQGASAPGARLRRRAPQSRRPSQELHELVLSNISDAVFITDEAGRFTYICPNVNTIFGRTVDETASLGSIQGLLGDFSFDREALEAEGELQNLERRVRDKAGAPHALLVNVKRVRIEDGTLLFTCRDVTERKKMEEALRRSERRLRELGRQLVSAQEEERARVSRELHDEAGQSLTALKIHLELLHGELPGGATGLGARLREAVALVEATVDRVRALAQDLRPPALDTLGLNRTLEGFCRTFGHRTHLPVEYAGVELPSLRDAAQICLYRFLQEALTNAAKHARASRVRVRLEALPGAARLAVQDDGAGFDPARALGGTEAGGLGLVGMRERLELLEGRLEIRSTPGAGTAIAAVVPTDAPEAPEAVRGEPAEKGKESRR